Proteins encoded in a region of the Malaciobacter mytili LMG 24559 genome:
- a CDS encoding DNA methyltransferase: protein MNKKYQGSIFFNDFLLNLIDNYKKDPTPQIVNFRKLVTQITNMDRHTHFIHAYPAKLLQQIPYLFLNNDIFSKEGDTILDTFCGTGTVPLEASIANRNAIGVDVNPLAALIAKTKTSKQSIKSLEIKLEEIQQLFKEYQSSKKKFYIPNIANINHWYNKETIRKLSKIKYIIDNIEETEIKEFFQVVFSICCRKYSYSDPRISVPVKINEEKFPEGHSLREAAAKHLDFIKRNKIYEYFVEQAKKNILRLRNYQNSTMLNNSKVSIFNTDIKSIHEAKIQANTIQMILTSPPYVSAQKYIRASSLSLQWLELHDKDLASLDKQSIGREYFSPSVYKQFHVIGFNSIDNILLKIFKKNKLRAYITYMYLIEMKQTLQKSFKLLKTNGYFVMVIGNNTIAGYEFLTYKYLIEIAESIGFKTELVLIDDIKSRGLMTKRNKTASVISREYIVVFKKRFNNELF from the coding sequence ATGAATAAGAAATATCAGGGAAGCATTTTTTTTAATGATTTTTTATTAAATTTAATAGACAATTATAAAAAAGACCCTACTCCACAAATAGTAAATTTTAGAAAATTAGTTACACAAATTACAAATATGGATAGACATACTCACTTTATTCATGCTTATCCGGCTAAATTATTACAACAAATTCCTTATCTCTTTCTAAACAATGATATTTTTTCAAAAGAAGGTGATACTATATTAGATACCTTCTGTGGAACAGGAACTGTACCTCTTGAAGCCTCTATTGCAAATAGAAATGCTATAGGAGTAGATGTCAATCCCTTAGCTGCTTTAATTGCAAAAACAAAAACTTCTAAACAAAGTATTAAATCATTAGAAATTAAACTAGAAGAGATACAACAACTTTTTAAAGAATATCAATCTTCTAAGAAAAAGTTTTATATTCCTAATATTGCCAATATTAATCATTGGTATAATAAAGAAACTATCAGAAAATTATCTAAAATAAAATATATTATAGATAATATTGAAGAAACAGAAATCAAAGAATTTTTTCAAGTAGTATTTTCGATTTGCTGCAGAAAGTATAGCTACTCTGACCCTAGAATTTCTGTACCTGTTAAGATAAATGAAGAAAAATTTCCCGAGGGTCACTCTTTAAGAGAAGCTGCTGCAAAACATCTCGACTTTATTAAAAGAAATAAAATATATGAATACTTTGTTGAACAAGCAAAGAAGAACATTCTTAGATTAAGAAACTACCAAAACTCGACAATGCTTAATAACAGTAAAGTTTCAATTTTTAATACAGATATAAAATCTATTCATGAAGCTAAAATTCAAGCTAATACTATTCAAATGATTTTGACTTCTCCTCCTTATGTTAGTGCTCAAAAATATATTAGAGCCTCTAGTTTGAGTTTACAATGGCTAGAACTCCATGACAAAGATTTAGCATCTTTGGATAAACAATCTATAGGGAGAGAATATTTCTCACCTTCAGTATACAAACAGTTTCATGTTATAGGTTTTAATAGTATAGATAATATTTTATTGAAAATATTCAAAAAGAATAAACTACGTGCATATATTACATATATGTACTTAATAGAAATGAAACAAACCTTACAAAAATCCTTTAAACTACTTAAAACTAATGGGTATTTTGTTATGGTTATAGGAAATAATACCATTGCTGGTTATGAATTCTTAACATATAAATACTTGATAGAAATTGCAGAATCAATTGGATTTAAAACAGAACTTGTACTAATTGATGATATTAAGTCTCGGGGATTAATGACAAAAAGGAATAAAACTGCAAGTGTTATTTCAAGAGAATATATTGTTGTATTTAAAAAGAGGTTTAATAATGAACTATTTTGA
- a CDS encoding exodeoxyribonuclease III, with amino-acid sequence MKILSWNVNGLRAIEKKKALNWVDLYRPNILCLQETKLSIPDFEHSCLFQKKFKNIISNISVNKGFSGTTIYADFICDKKDFCFQIDSNYEGRIIEQHFGKVVLFNVYFPNGKLNEERLKIKLSFYENFLYYCLNLKEEGKLIIICGDFNTAHKDIDLKKTKIYSKSGFSDIEREYFSQFLENGFIDTFRYINGDVEDAYSLFPYRSKAREKNEGWRIDYILISEDLKSKLKDAFILKDVLGSDHCPIGIEIDLSEYF; translated from the coding sequence GTGAAAATTTTATCTTGGAATGTAAATGGACTAAGAGCTATAGAAAAGAAGAAAGCCTTAAATTGGGTAGATTTATATAGACCAAATATTTTATGTCTCCAAGAAACAAAATTATCTATACCGGACTTTGAGCATTCTTGTCTATTTCAAAAAAAATTTAAAAATATAATTTCAAATATTAGTGTAAATAAAGGCTTTTCAGGCACAACAATTTATGCCGATTTTATTTGTGATAAAAAGGATTTTTGTTTTCAAATAGATTCAAATTATGAAGGAAGAATAATTGAACAACATTTTGGAAAGGTAGTATTGTTTAATGTCTATTTCCCAAATGGTAAATTAAATGAGGAAAGATTAAAAATCAAACTTAGTTTTTATGAAAACTTTTTATATTATTGCTTAAACTTAAAAGAAGAAGGAAAACTTATAATTATTTGTGGAGATTTTAATACTGCCCATAAAGATATAGATTTAAAGAAAACAAAAATATATAGCAAGTCTGGATTTTCAGATATTGAAAGAGAGTATTTTAGTCAATTTCTTGAGAATGGTTTTATTGATACTTTTAGATATATTAATGGTGATGTAGAGGATGCATATTCTCTTTTCCCTTATCGTTCAAAAGCTAGAGAAAAAAATGAAGGTTGGAGAATAGATTATATATTGATTTCAGAAGACTTAAAATCGAAACTAAAAGATGCCTTTATTTTAAAAGATGTCTTAGGTTCAGACCATTGTCCCATTGGAATAGAAATTGATTTAAGTGAATATTTTTAG
- a CDS encoding TniQ family protein, protein MATQKRNRDWVQDYFFLFIPKVQDKELLSSWFIRMAIEHQRNLSTFISLFIRHEGCATSRTDLDFLYDEKLINQISFKSGLSLKQILQMSLRSEEGYLFTCEENSLYPTFQIRKLVDKRTHNGLMYCPKCLAEDNIPYFRKKWRYSFYNACPKHKIFLTDRCWKCYEKINLSKIRHFKELCFCFKCERDLRETISLPIPSNFLYGLKAIDWFENGLNKGYFFINKKKINSVFVFDSFTKLRYLLNRKEKLNLNEFPMIEEYKDICIKLNEYNSKKALSIKKEFILTLMVYFLFQNYPKNFVNFAYQNNLTHREFVHGFNNFSFWYKNMIDELIPMKNKTGRVISESEVIGAIKYLQEKGEIVNQLNVAEVIGCHSMIHKEYNKMYKVIKNIKE, encoded by the coding sequence ATGGCTACTCAAAAAAGAAATAGAGATTGGGTTCAAGACTATTTCTTTTTATTTATACCTAAAGTTCAAGATAAAGAATTATTAAGTTCTTGGTTTATCAGAATGGCAATAGAACATCAAAGAAACTTATCTACTTTTATTAGTTTATTTATTCGTCATGAAGGTTGTGCAACATCTAGAACGGATTTAGATTTTTTATATGACGAAAAATTGATTAATCAGATCTCTTTTAAAAGTGGATTATCTCTAAAACAAATTTTGCAAATGTCTTTAAGAAGTGAAGAGGGATATTTATTCACTTGTGAAGAAAATAGTTTATATCCAACTTTTCAAATTAGAAAATTAGTAGATAAGAGAACTCATAATGGTTTAATGTATTGTCCTAAGTGTTTAGCTGAAGATAATATTCCTTACTTTAGAAAGAAATGGAGATACAGTTTCTATAATGCCTGTCCCAAACATAAAATATTTTTGACTGATAGATGTTGGAAATGTTATGAAAAAATTAATTTATCCAAAATCAGACATTTTAAGGAATTATGTTTTTGTTTTAAATGTGAAAGAGATTTGAGAGAAACAATATCTTTGCCAATACCATCAAATTTTCTTTATGGATTAAAAGCAATTGACTGGTTTGAAAATGGATTAAATAAAGGCTATTTTTTTATCAATAAAAAAAAGATAAATTCAGTATTTGTATTTGATAGTTTTACAAAGCTAAGATATCTTCTCAATAGAAAAGAAAAATTGAATTTAAATGAATTTCCAATGATTGAGGAATATAAAGATATTTGTATCAAACTTAATGAGTATAATTCAAAGAAAGCCTTATCAATAAAAAAAGAGTTTATATTAACTTTAATGGTTTATTTTCTTTTCCAAAACTATCCAAAAAACTTTGTAAATTTTGCTTATCAAAATAACTTAACACATAGAGAATTTGTTCATGGTTTCAATAACTTTTCATTTTGGTACAAGAATATGATAGATGAACTTATTCCAATGAAAAATAAAACAGGAAGAGTTATTAGTGAAAGTGAAGTTATTGGTGCAATAAAATATTTACAAGAAAAAGGAGAGATTGTAAACCAATTAAATGTTGCAGAAGTTATAGGATGCCATTCCATGATCCATAAGGAATACAATAAAATGTATAAAGTAATTAAAAATATAAAAGAATAA
- a CDS encoding Mu transposase C-terminal domain-containing protein, with product MGVIKFNINSKIFYEDNEYIIKSFPSADKVLLKQSINPYKEVIVKVNDLTKEFKNANEPEKSQVEYGDKDLDKAKEKYEIIKPLLEMKNRTAKDVEKRAKKFKKGMATLYRWIETFEKFGTVSSLAGNRENCGAKGKSRFPQETEEIINTIINEVYLDDQQLPFSNIYNVIANECKKFNVQISKKGAIRNRLNNINPKLIAKHRKNLSVRETRGMPGKFPEVKLPLDIIQIDHTKVDVILVDEETREEIGRPFITVAISRMIYGFYISLNAPSYFSVGQCFLNAVLPKDDFLNQHGIKGEWPVYGLPRKIHMDNGKDFRSISLHSFCSEFAIEDIYRPVARPEFGGAVERVIGTFMKKTHQLPGSTFSNIFEKGKYKSGKKAAVTVSELEKWYIDFIVNVYHKTVHSSLGMTPEEKFYQGLLGVRDEKEIPFLPIVPADTIKFRMSLLPKIKRSVQKNGITIDYITYFSETLRKYIIPSQYKKLKPDLINEVECRRDPRDISKIYVYDEDIKEYIIIPYADIRRPAMDLTELRRSISEAKKAITGRELEPHDIFEAHERLNQYILDAKKETKSVRR from the coding sequence AATGCAAATGAACCTGAAAAATCACAAGTAGAATATGGAGATAAAGATCTAGATAAAGCAAAAGAAAAGTATGAAATAATTAAACCTTTACTTGAAATGAAGAATAGAACAGCTAAAGATGTAGAAAAACGAGCTAAAAAATTTAAAAAAGGTATGGCAACTCTTTATAGATGGATTGAAACTTTTGAAAAGTTTGGCACAGTTAGTTCCCTTGCTGGAAATAGAGAAAATTGTGGAGCTAAAGGAAAATCTAGATTTCCTCAAGAAACAGAAGAAATTATAAATACAATAATTAATGAAGTATATTTAGATGACCAGCAATTACCATTTTCAAATATTTACAATGTAATAGCTAATGAATGTAAAAAATTTAATGTTCAGATTTCTAAAAAAGGAGCAATCAGAAATCGGCTTAATAATATTAATCCTAAATTAATTGCAAAACATAGAAAAAATCTTAGTGTAAGAGAAACTAGAGGAATGCCTGGAAAGTTTCCTGAAGTAAAACTACCTCTAGATATTATACAAATAGATCATACTAAAGTTGATGTAATTTTAGTTGATGAAGAAACAAGAGAAGAAATAGGAAGACCATTTATTACTGTTGCTATTAGTAGAATGATTTATGGTTTTTATATTTCATTAAATGCTCCTAGTTATTTTAGTGTGGGACAATGTTTTTTAAATGCAGTATTACCAAAAGATGATTTTTTGAATCAACATGGTATAAAAGGAGAGTGGCCAGTTTATGGTTTACCTCGTAAAATTCATATGGACAATGGAAAAGATTTTAGGTCGATAAGCTTACATAGTTTTTGTAGTGAATTTGCTATTGAGGATATTTATCGTCCAGTAGCACGTCCTGAATTTGGTGGTGCAGTTGAACGTGTTATAGGCACTTTTATGAAAAAAACACATCAATTACCAGGAAGTACTTTTTCAAATATATTTGAAAAAGGTAAATATAAATCTGGTAAAAAAGCAGCTGTAACAGTTTCTGAATTAGAAAAGTGGTATATTGATTTTATAGTAAATGTATATCATAAAACTGTACATAGTTCTTTAGGTATGACACCTGAAGAAAAATTTTATCAAGGTTTACTTGGAGTTAGAGATGAGAAAGAAATACCATTTTTACCAATAGTACCTGCTGATACTATAAAATTCAGAATGTCATTATTACCAAAAATAAAAAGAAGTGTTCAAAAAAATGGGATAACTATTGATTACATTACTTATTTTTCAGAAACTCTTAGAAAATATATAATTCCATCTCAATATAAAAAATTAAAACCTGATTTGATAAATGAAGTTGAGTGTAGAAGAGACCCAAGAGATATTAGTAAAATCTATGTTTATGATGAAGATATTAAAGAATATATTATTATCCCATATGCAGATATAAGAAGACCAGCTATGGATTTAACAGAATTAAGAAGATCTATAAGTGAAGCAAAAAAAGCTATCACTGGTAGAGAACTTGAACCTCATGATATTTTTGAAGCACATGAAAGATTAAATCAATATATTTTAGATGCTAAAAAAGAAACTAAGTCTGTTAGAAGATAA
- a CDS encoding TniB family NTP-binding protein codes for MNDRNLTPDAFEYLSKSDEERIIYCKKDHWIGYGSAAKLVEILEDKFLDPPQMRHEGLLIYGDSNNGKTVILKRMYDLHKVKLEAIEKGNITTYEIPILYFQAPTIPDESRLYSLILDELCVPHKRIEKVSIKANLVKHYLCKLGTRMILIDEIHSSLTGNLNKQRTFIDDLKQLSNSLSLTIILAGTRIAHSALSIGAETESRFPSIELPRWNNDRKYRSFLATYERCLPLKEASNLAEDPEIMSALFHKSEGLIGKTVNLIKKAAVKAIKSKREYIIVDDIEYLPKL; via the coding sequence ATGAATGATAGAAATTTAACACCTGACGCTTTTGAATATTTAAGTAAAAGTGATGAAGAAAGAATTATATATTGTAAAAAAGACCATTGGATTGGATATGGTTCAGCTGCAAAACTTGTAGAGATTTTAGAAGATAAATTTTTAGACCCACCTCAAATGAGACATGAGGGATTACTTATTTATGGGGATTCAAATAATGGCAAAACAGTAATTTTAAAAAGGATGTACGATTTACATAAAGTAAAATTAGAAGCAATTGAAAAAGGGAATATTACTACTTATGAAATTCCAATACTATATTTCCAAGCTCCAACAATTCCTGATGAGAGTAGGTTATATAGTCTTATCTTAGATGAATTATGTGTTCCTCACAAAAGAATTGAAAAGGTTTCAATAAAAGCAAATTTAGTGAAGCATTATCTGTGTAAGTTAGGTACTAGAATGATACTTATCGATGAAATACATAGTTCTTTAACAGGGAATCTAAATAAACAAAGAACCTTTATTGATGATTTAAAACAGCTAAGTAATAGTTTGTCTTTGACTATAATTTTAGCTGGTACTAGAATTGCTCATTCAGCTTTATCTATTGGTGCTGAAACAGAATCTAGATTCCCTTCAATTGAATTACCTCGATGGAATAATGATAGAAAATATAGGTCCTTTTTAGCAACATATGAAAGATGTTTACCTTTAAAAGAAGCTTCAAATCTAGCAGAAGATCCAGAGATTATGAGTGCTCTTTTTCATAAATCAGAAGGTTTAATAGGTAAGACTGTAAATTTAATAAAAAAAGCAGCTGTTAAAGCTATAAAGTCTAAAAGAGAATATATTATTGTTGATGATATAGAATACTTACCAAAGTTATAA
- a CDS encoding ORC-CDC6 family AAA ATPase — MIKNPFENTKASYMSNEEILSYWTDINNQTIISTEQEEVDNTELEIQNYHYIMNPRLSLPIFILGSKGSGKTHLLRYFSLELQEKDAEDNHISLLEQIKKDQYLGILFTSSSFEFQMFQNDGDSNSVYIYYSNLVFIEVFFVHCNKLFECINDKEHEKKLLAQLAPLFFPRFRENIINISNLQKFLEFITDTRMNLEEEILMSKANKAYTPNYKFLFNPAPSFFQKVIKYTFSNTIDLKDIHILFMIDEFENFDEYQQKYINTCLRHPEYPDYLSIRICGRLYSIKTDETFDDNEPLMEGAEKKTSILDKVLSSNNRSGFTNYASQLAINRIRENIKTDLESNDFLKLFKDLDRENYFYNILNSSQKDNEVFSKKLISYLEQEGFVKTQIHNIIKKLFIKENLFLSKLNFLLLYKSWYKSPDLIKRSTEIQKSLQNLLNNKKNFHQTQIDHHGVDMLYQVYKDTKNLYNYCGFDSIINMSEANPRNYLTILSNLHRHCTFKNINMFEGDEIPITLQNKAMRETSEWFWNDIHKYKNLIDNKIFFVLERLCHFFRLHRISDKPVEKTLISFSFDINSINKDILKIIDDAVKHSIFIEQSSGKKTKNEHSIIKQYSINAMFSPKWDLPLQIGGTIELKKEEIHALFDEDKKSWERYRDIRLSRYNYPFKDKTSNSLFDTVIGIEK, encoded by the coding sequence ATGATTAAAAATCCCTTTGAAAATACAAAAGCATCTTATATGAGCAATGAAGAAATCCTTTCTTATTGGACAGATATTAATAATCAAACTATTATATCAACCGAACAAGAAGAAGTTGATAACACAGAATTAGAAATCCAGAATTATCACTATATAATGAATCCAAGACTATCTCTACCTATTTTCATTCTAGGTAGTAAAGGTAGTGGGAAAACTCATTTATTACGGTATTTCTCACTTGAACTTCAAGAAAAAGATGCTGAAGATAACCATATAAGTCTTTTAGAACAAATTAAAAAAGACCAATATCTAGGTATTTTATTTACTTCTAGTTCCTTTGAATTTCAAATGTTCCAAAATGATGGAGATTCTAATTCTGTGTATATTTATTATTCAAATCTAGTATTTATAGAGGTTTTTTTTGTTCACTGTAATAAACTATTTGAATGTATTAATGATAAAGAACATGAAAAAAAACTACTTGCTCAACTAGCCCCATTATTCTTTCCAAGATTTAGAGAAAATATAATTAATATTTCTAACCTTCAAAAATTTTTAGAATTCATCACAGATACTAGAATGAATCTTGAAGAAGAAATTTTAATGTCAAAGGCAAATAAAGCATATACACCAAATTACAAATTTTTATTTAATCCTGCTCCAAGTTTTTTCCAGAAAGTAATTAAATATACCTTCTCAAATACTATTGATCTGAAAGACATACATATATTATTTATGATTGATGAATTTGAAAACTTTGATGAATACCAACAAAAATACATCAATACATGTTTAAGGCATCCTGAATATCCAGATTATCTTTCTATTCGTATTTGTGGTAGATTATATTCCATTAAAACAGATGAAACTTTCGATGACAATGAACCTCTTATGGAAGGAGCCGAAAAAAAAACATCTATTTTAGATAAAGTATTATCTTCAAACAATCGGTCGGGTTTTACAAACTATGCCTCACAGCTTGCTATCAATAGAATAAGAGAAAATATAAAAACAGACCTTGAATCTAATGATTTTTTAAAATTATTTAAAGACTTAGATAGAGAAAACTATTTTTATAATATATTAAACTCATCGCAAAAAGACAATGAAGTATTTTCAAAAAAACTAATTTCTTACTTAGAACAGGAAGGTTTTGTTAAAACTCAAATTCATAACATAATAAAGAAACTTTTTATTAAAGAAAACTTATTTTTATCAAAATTGAACTTTTTATTATTGTATAAAAGCTGGTATAAATCTCCTGATTTAATTAAAAGAAGTACAGAAATTCAGAAATCCCTTCAAAATCTTTTAAATAATAAAAAAAATTTTCATCAAACACAGATAGATCATCATGGAGTTGATATGCTTTATCAAGTATATAAAGATACTAAAAATTTATACAATTATTGTGGTTTTGATTCTATAATTAATATGTCTGAAGCGAATCCTAGAAATTATTTAACTATTCTAAGTAATTTACATAGACACTGTACCTTTAAAAATATTAATATGTTTGAAGGAGATGAAATACCAATTACTTTACAAAATAAAGCTATGAGAGAAACATCTGAGTGGTTCTGGAATGATATTCATAAATATAAAAATTTAATTGATAATAAAATTTTCTTTGTTCTTGAAAGATTATGTCATTTTTTCCGTTTACATAGAATCTCAGATAAACCAGTAGAAAAAACTTTAATTTCTTTTTCTTTTGATATTAATAGTATTAACAAAGATATATTAAAAATAATTGATGATGCAGTAAAACATTCAATCTTTATTGAGCAATCTTCAGGTAAAAAAACTAAAAATGAACATTCTATTATAAAACAATATAGTATTAATGCAATGTTTTCACCTAAATGGGATTTACCTCTTCAAATAGGTGGTACCATTGAATTAAAAAAAGAAGAAATACATGCTTTATTTGATGAAGATAAAAAATCTTGGGAAAGATATAGAGATATACGATTGTCTAGATATAACTATCCATTTAAAGATAAAACTTCAAATAGTTTATTTGATACGGTAATAGGTATAGAAAAATGA
- a CDS encoding phosphoribosyltransferase-like protein, protein MNYFEDESEEVKYEKEYHYLESKIKILSQSFLWNGSEVSERLQDWQSNFNGQVKDSKIELHNAMFLLSQFMFFNDKTIRNFLQSIYKDLIVKPIIDSIRRNNENTIDLTFIQENLNTKLSLIKFIPIGKISGSGAMISYLFRQATDISEEQVILASDLYNSSGNLNFPEIEHYILIDDLAGSGTQVCDFVTKHKILNLKIENKHIQISYLPIFSTSIAIEKIKKSTFHQIYVNPLFELDESYQVYSQKSRYFSNVKKHKYIGRLMSKYIFKKYAKNLNFIEENSLGYSNTQLMLAFSHNTPDNTLPLFWEDSKWNAIFKRYNKK, encoded by the coding sequence ATGAACTATTTTGAAGATGAATCTGAAGAAGTAAAATACGAAAAAGAATATCATTATTTAGAATCAAAAATTAAAATCTTATCTCAAAGTTTCTTATGGAATGGTAGTGAGGTAAGTGAGAGATTACAAGATTGGCAATCAAACTTTAATGGACAAGTAAAAGATTCTAAAATAGAATTGCATAATGCAATGTTTTTACTAAGTCAATTTATGTTCTTTAATGATAAAACTATTAGAAATTTTCTTCAATCAATTTATAAAGATCTTATTGTTAAACCTATAATTGATAGTATTAGAAGAAATAATGAAAATACTATTGATTTAACTTTTATTCAAGAAAACTTGAATACAAAACTTTCTTTAATAAAATTTATTCCAATTGGAAAAATATCTGGTAGTGGTGCGATGATTTCATATCTTTTTAGACAAGCAACAGATATATCAGAAGAACAAGTTATACTAGCTTCAGATTTATATAATTCTTCTGGAAATTTAAATTTTCCAGAAATTGAACATTATATTTTAATTGATGACTTAGCAGGGAGCGGTACACAAGTTTGTGACTTTGTAACAAAACATAAGATTTTAAATCTAAAAATAGAAAACAAACATATACAAATATCATATCTACCTATATTTTCAACTAGTATAGCAATTGAAAAAATAAAAAAGTCAACTTTTCATCAAATATATGTAAATCCATTATTTGAGCTTGATGAAAGCTATCAAGTTTATTCACAAAAAAGTAGATATTTTTCAAATGTAAAAAAACATAAGTATATTGGTAGACTTATGTCAAAATATATATTTAAGAAGTATGCAAAAAATCTAAATTTTATAGAAGAAAACTCATTAGGCTATTCTAATACACAATTAATGTTAGCTTTTTCACATAATACTCCAGATAATACACTACCATTATTTTGGGAAGATTCAAAATGGAATGCTATCTTTAAAAGATATAATAAAAAATAG